In a single window of the Nitrospirota bacterium genome:
- the hemC gene encoding hydroxymethylbilane synthase, translating into MEKIKLIIGTRGSKLALWQANWVKSEIERVQPGVKIELKTIKTTGDKILDVPLSKVGGKGLFVKEIEEALLGNECDLAVHSMKDVPVDFPEGLHLAAILKREAPEDALISRSGLKFMELPHGAKIGTSSLRRACQLLNLRPDIEIHQLRGNLDTRVRKLDEGQFDAIIVACAGLNRLGLSARITEKLAPSVCLPAIGQGAVGIECRTNDSVVNPIADLLNHKETELCVSAERALLRKLQGGCQVPIAAHATLYENELLRLYALVGSVTGDRIIRGVREGRTVDAEAIGVSLANELLKKGAKEILDEVYEK; encoded by the coding sequence ATGGAAAAAATAAAACTTATAATAGGCACTCGCGGCAGTAAGCTGGCTCTTTGGCAGGCCAACTGGGTTAAATCTGAAATTGAGAGGGTCCAACCAGGCGTTAAAATAGAGCTTAAGACAATAAAAACAACCGGAGATAAAATCCTTGACGTGCCGCTTTCAAAAGTTGGCGGAAAAGGGCTTTTTGTCAAAGAGATAGAGGAGGCGCTCCTTGGCAATGAGTGTGACCTTGCCGTTCACAGTATGAAAGATGTACCGGTGGATTTCCCTGAAGGACTCCATCTGGCAGCAATTTTAAAGCGTGAAGCACCTGAGGATGCGCTCATAAGCAGGAGCGGCCTGAAATTTATGGAGCTGCCACATGGCGCAAAAATAGGCACAAGCAGTTTAAGGCGTGCTTGCCAGCTTTTGAATCTCAGACCGGATATAGAAATACACCAATTACGAGGCAACCTTGATACCCGTGTCAGAAAACTTGATGAGGGGCAGTTTGATGCTATAATAGTAGCCTGTGCTGGCCTAAACAGACTTGGTCTCTCTGCGCGTATAACCGAAAAACTTGCTCCTTCTGTGTGTCTGCCAGCAATAGGGCAGGGGGCAGTGGGAATAGAGTGCCGCACAAATGACAGTGTTGTAAATCCAATTGCCGATTTGTTAAACCACAAAGAGACTGAGCTTTGCGTGTCAGCAGAGAGAGCGCTTTTAAGAAAACTTCAGGGGGGTTGTCAGGTTCCTATAGCGGCTCATGCAACACTGTATGAAAACGAACTACTGAGGCTTTACGCTCTTGTAGGCAGTGTCACCGGAGACAGAATAATACGCGGAGTCAGAGAAGGCCGTACAGTGGATGCTGAGGCAATTGGAGTATCCCTTGCTAATGAACTCCTAAAAAAGGGCGCAAAGGAAATATTAGATGAGGTATATGAAAAATGA
- a CDS encoding homocitrate synthase has protein sequence MESKKPNSTVHIIDVTNRDGVQTSRILLPKLSKTMLNLYLDEMGIFQSEVGFPTLKHEIGYINANLKLFKKGVIKQIHLEGWCRAVTEDIELTFKNCPEIKHLNISASTSDILIRGKFMGKKTFKDVVDQMVKAVKVARDHGVETIGVNAEDASRTELDKIEEFIIAGKEAGADRFRYCDTLGAEGPISIYEKIKELSEKTKFPIEMHCHNDLGMAEAISIAGARGATVCGMDTYINTTVNGYGERSGNADLVSILLALKYSNHFSDRVYLEDTVNLKHSWRIAKYASYAFGLPLPINQPGVGANVFAHESGIHADGALKDRRNYELYDPEDVGRGHSDLLGTGRVITTGAYGGIKGFRHVYDNLGVYFSNDDEARDILELVQYANLHTQKPLTDDELKFIASNPDEVREIMRVDL, from the coding sequence ATGGAAAGTAAAAAACCAAACAGCACTGTCCACATAATTGACGTAACCAACAGAGATGGTGTTCAGACTTCAAGGATACTGTTGCCAAAGCTCTCCAAGACCATGCTGAATCTGTATCTGGACGAGATGGGAATTTTTCAAAGTGAGGTAGGATTCCCTACACTTAAGCATGAAATTGGCTACATTAATGCCAATCTCAAATTGTTTAAAAAAGGAGTTATCAAACAGATTCATCTTGAGGGCTGGTGCAGGGCTGTCACTGAGGATATTGAGTTAACATTTAAGAACTGCCCTGAGATTAAGCACTTAAACATCTCAGCCTCTACTTCAGATATTTTAATACGAGGCAAGTTCATGGGCAAGAAAACCTTTAAAGACGTTGTAGATCAAATGGTAAAGGCCGTAAAAGTGGCTCGTGATCATGGGGTGGAAACCATCGGGGTAAACGCAGAGGATGCCTCACGGACTGAGTTGGACAAGATAGAGGAGTTTATCATTGCTGGCAAAGAGGCAGGAGCAGACCGCTTCAGGTACTGCGACACTTTAGGCGCTGAGGGGCCTATCTCAATCTATGAAAAGATAAAAGAACTATCCGAAAAAACAAAATTCCCGATAGAAATGCACTGTCATAACGATTTAGGCATGGCTGAGGCAATCTCAATAGCCGGAGCAAGAGGAGCCACGGTGTGCGGCATGGACACCTATATAAATACCACAGTTAACGGCTATGGCGAAAGGTCAGGCAATGCAGACCTTGTATCCATTTTACTTGCACTAAAGTATTCTAACCACTTCAGTGACAGGGTTTATCTTGAGGATACGGTTAACTTAAAGCATTCGTGGAGGATAGCTAAGTATGCCTCGTATGCCTTTGGCCTTCCTCTTCCCATAAACCAGCCCGGAGTTGGTGCTAACGTGTTTGCCCACGAGTCAGGGATTCACGCAGACGGCGCACTAAAAGACAGAAGAAACTATGAACTCTATGACCCCGAAGACGTTGGACGCGGGCACTCTGATTTACTGGGCACAGGCCGGGTCATAACAACCGGCGCCTATGGAGGAATAAAGGGATTTCGCCACGTTTACGATAACCTCGGCGTTTACTTCAGTAACGACGATGAGGCACGCGACATACTTGAGCTTGTCCAGTACGCAAACCTGCACACTCAAAAACCGCTGACCGATGATGAGTTAAAATTTATAGCCAGTAATCCCGATGAAGTGAGAGAGATTATGAGGGTGGATTTATGA
- a CDS encoding AAA family ATPase, translated as MEDSGSIDGLYDTLFEINGSDIVHMSGHATIDKDKNPVFCMEDETGNPDMVTHERLWEKLESFKPKMLFLSGCLTGKGDGSGQSFAYKMVQAGIPIVLGWGLSVYDFSATRMGAELYKTIAEGKGIAESIIKTRQLYKDSYHSWHILRAFTDESPLVPIVTPGQKLKYLPRRKLLYKFLGDSQVKVLETGFVGRRRYLQHGINILKGKEHNKFGLLIRGVAGVGKSTLSGKLVERFKDRELIVLHGEFSKVDILTKIRDLVERKKNEKGLNILKSDMGYNEQIKELMKDVFNEIPVIFLFDDFEPVLRSVNGEFRITPDALDAMRPLFYSVDWAEHVTNIIITSRYNFKLEFEGKRLNEKLYDMPLISFTGADLKKKTDSLENIAKSKNKKLYIEYGHGNPLLLEWLDIIAKDERKYDVAELETKLKDRNEDFVRDYLLDLITETEGEEFKTFINKSAVFRTPVGENAFTTYGDKTLLEKAVTMTFMEKEQIGQNDSYYWVTPVLRDMMWDKLDDAEKLKIHDLAYNWYDGEVEKSKENDTKPDPKYLEEALYHATKTDNIFGACKHAVSLGNHMKDLLIYRETASMQKEIAEKIDDAVIEKAIESKDSNVAVLLNDYGFILDDLGEYEKAKEYYEKALNIYSMFFDESHPSVKNTRDNLALTLEALENAKQGKGNHVYFKSLTFKNIRCFKEKQKLDLSANENDFVKWTIILGENGTGKTSLLWFLSQAASDINSRKSNQDLPKNVSYKVTGDFSKGVNIKMNCFAYGAGRRFSPTEFHEEPDKNASDKILVDNTDLKNPEEWLLLADYAAIKESDVQKAAIAKRDKVKEILINVLPDVNNIEINPDKTAPDRNEVKFHTPYGEVFLKDLSLGYKTMAAWMVDLTRRLFDLYPDSNDPLSEPAVVLVDEIDLHLHPAWQRELINFLNSRFTKTQFIVTSHSPLIVQGNNEANIVLLRKEGDHVVLDSSLKHISSWRVDQILTSDIFGLKSAWPKSKEELLNKRKAILSKSELSDDDEKRLEAIEEELGYLPVGETPRDIEAMDIIRKAADYIKKNDQDKKTTNAS; from the coding sequence GTGGAGGATTCCGGCTCTATAGACGGCTTGTATGATACTCTGTTCGAAATTAATGGCAGCGACATAGTCCATATGAGCGGTCATGCCACTATTGATAAAGACAAAAACCCTGTGTTTTGTATGGAAGATGAAACAGGCAATCCCGATATGGTGACACATGAAAGGTTATGGGAAAAGCTGGAAAGTTTTAAGCCCAAAATGCTATTTCTCTCCGGGTGTTTGACAGGAAAGGGGGATGGCTCAGGTCAGTCTTTTGCATACAAGATGGTGCAGGCTGGAATTCCCATAGTGCTTGGCTGGGGGCTGTCGGTTTATGATTTTAGCGCAACTCGAATGGGAGCGGAGCTTTATAAAACCATCGCAGAGGGCAAGGGTATCGCCGAAAGCATTATAAAGACACGGCAACTATATAAAGACAGTTACCATTCGTGGCATATCCTGAGGGCATTTACTGATGAAAGCCCGCTTGTGCCGATAGTAACCCCCGGACAGAAGTTAAAATATTTGCCACGGCGAAAGCTGCTTTATAAGTTTTTGGGGGATTCGCAGGTTAAAGTGCTTGAAACCGGATTTGTTGGCAGGCGGCGATACTTACAGCATGGAATTAACATTCTAAAGGGAAAAGAACACAATAAGTTTGGGTTGCTTATCCGGGGTGTGGCAGGAGTCGGGAAAAGCACTCTCTCCGGTAAACTCGTAGAGCGGTTTAAAGACAGGGAATTAATCGTGCTTCATGGTGAGTTTAGTAAAGTTGATATACTTACAAAGATTAGGGATTTGGTAGAAAGAAAAAAAAATGAAAAAGGCTTAAATATCCTAAAATCGGATATGGGTTATAATGAGCAAATAAAAGAGTTAATGAAAGATGTATTTAATGAAATTCCCGTAATATTTTTGTTTGACGATTTTGAGCCAGTGCTACGCTCGGTTAATGGCGAATTCCGTATAACGCCTGACGCCCTTGACGCTATGAGGCCGCTGTTTTACTCTGTGGACTGGGCGGAGCATGTTACAAACATTATAATCACAAGCCGGTATAACTTCAAACTTGAATTTGAAGGAAAACGCCTAAATGAAAAGCTATACGATATGCCGCTAATATCCTTTACCGGAGCAGATTTAAAGAAAAAAACCGACAGTCTTGAAAACATTGCTAAAAGTAAGAACAAAAAATTATACATCGAATATGGCCACGGCAATCCCCTGCTTCTTGAGTGGCTGGATATAATTGCAAAGGACGAACGCAAATATGACGTCGCAGAGCTTGAAACAAAATTGAAAGACAGAAACGAGGATTTCGTCAGAGACTATCTTTTAGATTTAATAACCGAAACTGAGGGAGAGGAGTTTAAAACTTTTATAAACAAATCCGCCGTCTTTAGAACACCGGTTGGTGAAAATGCTTTTACTACGTATGGTGATAAAACTCTGCTGGAAAAAGCTGTAACCATGACATTTATGGAAAAGGAGCAGATAGGACAAAATGATTCTTACTATTGGGTAACCCCTGTATTACGAGACATGATGTGGGATAAACTCGATGATGCCGAAAAGCTTAAAATTCACGATCTTGCTTATAACTGGTATGATGGTGAAGTTGAAAAGAGCAAGGAAAACGATACAAAACCAGACCCAAAGTATTTGGAGGAGGCGTTATACCACGCCACAAAAACAGATAATATTTTCGGCGCTTGTAAGCATGCAGTTTCATTAGGAAATCACATGAAAGACTTGTTAATCTACAGAGAGACAGCGTCCATGCAAAAGGAAATAGCAGAAAAAATAGACGATGCGGTTATTGAAAAAGCTATAGAGTCAAAAGATAGCAATGTGGCTGTTTTGCTTAATGATTATGGATTTATTTTGGACGACCTTGGTGAATATGAGAAAGCTAAAGAGTATTACGAGAAGGCTTTAAATATATATTCAATGTTTTTTGATGAAAGCCATCCATCTGTTAAAAATACACGTGACAATTTAGCATTGACACTTGAGGCACTGGAAAATGCAAAGCAAGGCAAAGGGAATCATGTATATTTTAAATCCCTTACCTTTAAAAATATACGATGCTTTAAAGAAAAACAGAAGCTGGACTTAAGCGCCAATGAGAATGATTTTGTAAAGTGGACCATTATTCTTGGAGAAAATGGCACAGGAAAAACTTCACTACTTTGGTTTTTGTCACAGGCGGCATCTGATATAAATTCCAGAAAATCTAATCAAGATCTCCCTAAAAACGTTTCCTATAAGGTTACTGGAGATTTTTCTAAGGGTGTGAATATAAAGATGAATTGTTTTGCCTACGGAGCTGGCAGGCGCTTTTCTCCGACAGAATTTCATGAAGAACCTGATAAAAATGCAAGTGATAAGATTTTAGTTGACAATACAGATTTGAAGAACCCTGAAGAATGGCTTTTGCTAGCCGACTATGCAGCAATTAAGGAATCGGACGTACAGAAGGCGGCAATCGCTAAAAGAGATAAAGTAAAAGAGATATTAATAAATGTACTACCGGACGTTAACAATATCGAGATTAATCCAGATAAAACAGCACCTGATAGAAACGAGGTTAAGTTTCACACTCCCTACGGCGAGGTATTTCTTAAGGATTTAAGTTTAGGCTACAAAACTATGGCTGCTTGGATGGTTGACCTTACACGCCGCCTTTTCGACCTTTATCCAGACAGTAACGACCCGCTGTCTGAGCCTGCTGTTGTACTGGTAGATGAAATAGACCTGCACTTACATCCTGCATGGCAAAGAGAATTAATAAACTTCTTAAACAGCAGATTTACCAAAACCCAATTTATAGTGACCTCCCATAGTCCGCTAATAGTTCAGGGTAATAATGAGGCTAACATTGTTTTATTAAGAAAAGAAGGTGATCACGTAGTTCTTGACAGCAGCCTCAAACACATAAGCAGTTGGCGTGTAGATCAAATACTTACAAGCGATATATTTGGTCTTAAATCAGCTTGGCCTAAAAGCAAGGAGGAGCTTCTCAATAAACGTAAGGCAATACTTTCAAAATCAGAACTGTCCGATGACGATGAAAAACGACTGGAAGCAATCGAAGAAGAACTTGGCTATTTGCCGGTAGGTGAAACACCCCGCGATATAGAAGCGATGGATATAATACGAAAAGCCGCAGACTATATAAAAAAAAATGATCAGGATAAAAAAACAACAAACGCCTCCTAA
- the cobA gene encoding uroporphyrinogen-III C-methyltransferase: MIRCSKKPPGVADPKGKVYLTGAGPGDIGLLTVKALKCLKNADVIVYDFHINAQILNYAKEGAELVYAGKRGGHHDMNQDAINAALVQLALAGKSVCRLKGGDPFVFGRGGEEAEVLASHGIEFEIIPGVSSAISVPAYAGIPITHRKHSSSFAVITGNEDETRTGSRINWQALAGGFDTLVFLMGVKNLSFITQKLIEHGKSADTPAAVIRWGTRPEQTTITGVLQNIASLSQAEHIRPPAIMVVGTTVLLRDTLNWFETRPLFGERILITRPYSAEYEPLESLGAEIFEFPTIKIVLPESFDELDAAIDNVESYDWLIFTSSSGVDYFIKRLLEKAHDIRDLKGIGICAIGIKTKEAVEKYGMRVDEMPDEFNAEGLIKLFESKNGIKSKRFLLPRAEKARETFPERVRALGGYIDTPVTYRAINQIPHIKRLERFLRERRITTATFTSAATFTNLLDSVSGSLTELLSGVTIAVIGPVTKKAIEKHGLKVDIMPERATIADMVSAIVENKLTTVK, encoded by the coding sequence ATGATACGGTGTAGCAAAAAACCGCCTGGGGTCGCTGACCCCAAAGGTAAGGTATATTTAACCGGAGCCGGCCCGGGAGACATCGGGCTACTGACAGTGAAGGCATTAAAATGCCTTAAAAATGCAGATGTTATTGTGTATGATTTCCACATAAACGCTCAAATTCTTAACTATGCCAAAGAGGGTGCCGAGCTTGTATATGCCGGAAAGCGCGGCGGACATCACGATATGAATCAGGATGCCATAAATGCAGCCCTTGTGCAACTTGCACTGGCAGGGAAATCGGTTTGCAGATTAAAGGGGGGAGACCCGTTTGTGTTTGGCAGGGGTGGTGAGGAGGCTGAGGTTTTGGCAAGCCACGGGATAGAGTTTGAGATAATCCCCGGTGTCTCCTCAGCTATCAGTGTTCCGGCCTACGCAGGTATTCCCATAACGCACAGGAAGCATTCGTCCTCGTTTGCCGTGATTACCGGAAATGAGGATGAAACAAGGACAGGGAGCAGAATTAACTGGCAGGCACTTGCCGGAGGGTTTGACACTCTGGTGTTTCTAATGGGAGTCAAGAATTTATCTTTTATAACACAAAAACTTATAGAGCACGGTAAAAGCGCCGACACACCGGCAGCCGTAATCCGCTGGGGCACACGGCCTGAGCAGACAACGATAACCGGTGTTTTACAAAACATCGCATCACTATCGCAGGCTGAACATATAAGGCCTCCGGCCATCATGGTTGTAGGCACCACGGTACTTCTCAGAGATACTCTCAATTGGTTTGAAACACGGCCGCTATTTGGTGAAAGAATTTTAATCACCAGACCCTATAGCGCTGAGTATGAACCGCTTGAGTCGCTGGGAGCCGAAATCTTTGAGTTTCCAACAATTAAAATTGTGCTGCCTGAAAGCTTTGATGAACTTGACGCAGCCATAGACAATGTCGAAAGTTACGATTGGCTGATATTTACAAGCTCAAGCGGAGTTGACTATTTTATTAAACGCTTACTGGAGAAAGCTCACGACATAAGAGACCTCAAAGGGATAGGAATTTGTGCGATAGGAATAAAAACGAAAGAGGCAGTTGAAAAATACGGGATGCGAGTGGATGAAATGCCGGATGAGTTTAACGCAGAGGGCTTAATTAAACTATTTGAAAGCAAAAACGGGATAAAGAGCAAACGGTTTTTACTGCCACGGGCTGAAAAGGCAAGAGAGACTTTTCCTGAGCGTGTAAGAGCGCTTGGAGGTTACATCGATACCCCTGTGACATACAGGGCAATAAATCAAATACCCCATATAAAGCGGCTTGAACGGTTCCTAAGAGAGCGTAGAATCACAACCGCCACCTTTACATCTGCAGCCACGTTTACAAACCTTCTTGACTCTGTAAGCGGTAGCCTCACAGAACTCCTTTCAGGTGTAACCATTGCCGTCATAGGTCCGGTAACTAAAAAAGCTATAGAAAAACACGGCCTAAAGGTTGACATCATGCCAGAGCGTGCCACCATTGCCGATATGGTCAGTGCTATTGTTGAAAATAAATTAACAACAGTCAAATAA